A single window of Ischnura elegans chromosome 8, ioIscEleg1.1, whole genome shotgun sequence DNA harbors:
- the LOC124163905 gene encoding serine/threonine-protein kinase Nek8-like — protein MEETTATVYEEVRHIARGSQGVVALYRRKKDGQEVVQKRISISMLTNDEKRVTSNEVKVLSMLDHPNVIKYYDSFFEDSAIVIVMEYALGGSLHNYLRIRNGNLLPEKDCLCLFSQIVVGIQHIHSLNILHRDLKPQNIFLSADKTIAKIGDFGISKVLNSQSHAESLVGTPNYLSPELCEGKPYGKKSDIWALGCILYELLSLRKAFDGPCLGAIINKISQGTVTMEVESQPSELTCNLLQCLLRKRPSLRPCANMLLAHPALISILPRLLTLGSGFPPPNLMQ, from the exons ATGGAGGAAACCACAGCCACAGTCTACGAGGAAGTCAGGCACATCGCCAGGGGGAGCCAGGG AGTGGTGGCTCTCTATCGCAGGAAGAAAGATGGCCAAGAGGTGGTGCAGAAGCGAATCTCCATCAGTATGTTGACAAATGACGAGAAGCGAGTCACATCCAATGAGGTGAAGGTCCTCTCCATGTTGGACCACCCAAATGTCATCAAGTACTATGACAGTTTCTTCGAGGATAGTGCAATTGTCATCGTGATGGAGTACGCCCTAGGCGGCTCTTTGCACAATTACCTCAGGATTAGGAATGGCAACCTACTCCCGGAAAAG GATTGTCTGTGCTTATTCAGTCAGATTGTTGTGGGGATCCAACACATTCACTCCCTCAACATATTGCATCGAGATTTGAAGCCACAAAACATCTTCCTGTCAGCTGACAAGACAATTGCCAAGATTGGAGACTTTGGTATCTCCAAGGTGCTGAACAGCCAAAGCCATGCTGAATCCCTAGTTGGAACACCAAATTACCTTTCTCCGGAGTTGTGCGAGGGAAAGCCTTATGGGAAGAAAAGTGACATCTGGGCCCTTGGCTGCATCCTCTATGAGCTCCTGTCATTGAGAAAGGCATTTGATGGACCT TGTCTTGGAGCCATTATAAACAAGATATCTCAAGGGACAGTGACTATGGAAGTCGAGTCACAGCCATCTGAGTTGACATGCAACCTTCTACAGTGCCTCCTGAGGAAACGTCCAAGCCTTCGGCCGTGTGCCAATATGTTGCTTGCCCACCCTGCGCTTATCTCCATTTTACCAAGACTTCTCACCCTTGGGTCTGGCTTTCCACCACCCAATTTAAtgcaataa